The following are encoded in a window of Streptomyces sp. 11x1 genomic DNA:
- a CDS encoding SpoIIE family protein phosphatase, whose product MSAWSPDHTERRPPGPAVRSTAGLPDLVHAGMYAVDGNGLVVAVNPRAEELLRRPADGLVGRDAHELLHRDQLGHTMPRATCTMMQAFLSGRTGGGDREWFLRGDGTLLPVTWLVTPCRLDGAATGAVVLFHEGAPESDVVPDGEPATLSQLDRLALLAETTTRLSSTLDAEEAVARLVRLVVPRLADWAVVDLITESDDVWRSTVATHRDGVVVRREELEGPLPPVHEESLMPLSRALRGAASTLAGPETYQGPADSGITVAQQRLFKEAGLRSAAIAPIRGPRAVLGALTLGLSERPGTFTDAELSLLDDIARRAGLALENARLYQRQRHIAETMQRHLLPQMPEVPGLRMAARYESASKSSQVGGDWYDVFTLSDGSTAVAIGDVVGHNIDAAAGMAQVRNMLRAYAWALEEPPSLIVERLDRAVVNVTEASMATLIFCRVERDDDAWALRWTNAGHPPPLLITHDGRSRFLDEEHDHLLGTGLTRARTDTLTPLPPKSTLVLYTDGLIESPGHTLDRGLARLRQHAAALVHRPLHVFCDLLLERARPVDNDDDVALLVFRTPAEDGEAGDR is encoded by the coding sequence ATGAGCGCGTGGAGCCCGGATCACACCGAGCGGCGGCCGCCGGGTCCGGCGGTGCGCTCAACGGCCGGGCTGCCCGATCTCGTGCACGCCGGTATGTACGCGGTGGACGGCAACGGCCTCGTCGTCGCGGTGAACCCCCGGGCCGAGGAACTGCTCCGCCGCCCGGCCGACGGACTCGTCGGACGGGACGCCCACGAACTGCTGCACCGGGACCAGCTCGGGCACACGATGCCGCGGGCGACCTGCACGATGATGCAGGCGTTCCTCAGTGGCCGCACCGGCGGCGGGGACCGGGAGTGGTTCCTGCGCGGCGACGGCACACTGCTGCCGGTCACGTGGCTGGTCACCCCGTGCCGGCTCGACGGGGCCGCGACCGGCGCGGTGGTGCTCTTCCACGAGGGCGCCCCGGAGAGCGACGTCGTCCCGGACGGCGAGCCGGCGACGCTGTCGCAGCTGGACCGGCTGGCGCTGCTCGCCGAGACGACGACCCGGCTGAGCTCGACCCTGGACGCCGAGGAGGCGGTCGCCCGCCTGGTGCGGCTGGTGGTGCCGCGGCTGGCGGACTGGGCCGTCGTGGACCTGATCACCGAGAGCGACGACGTCTGGCGGTCCACGGTGGCGACCCACCGCGACGGCGTGGTGGTGCGGCGCGAGGAGTTGGAGGGCCCGCTCCCGCCGGTGCACGAGGAGTCGCTCATGCCGCTGTCCCGGGCGCTGCGCGGGGCGGCGTCGACCCTGGCCGGGCCGGAGACCTACCAGGGGCCGGCGGACTCGGGGATCACGGTCGCCCAGCAGAGGCTGTTCAAGGAGGCGGGGCTGCGCTCGGCGGCCATCGCGCCCATCCGGGGGCCGCGCGCCGTGCTCGGCGCTCTCACGCTCGGTCTGAGCGAGCGGCCGGGGACCTTCACCGACGCCGAACTGTCCCTGCTGGACGACATCGCCCGCCGGGCGGGGCTGGCGCTGGAGAACGCGCGCCTGTACCAGCGGCAGCGGCACATCGCGGAGACCATGCAGCGCCATCTGCTGCCCCAGATGCCGGAGGTGCCGGGGCTGCGGATGGCCGCCCGCTACGAGTCGGCGTCGAAGTCCTCCCAGGTCGGCGGCGACTGGTACGACGTGTTCACGCTGTCCGACGGGTCCACGGCGGTGGCGATCGGGGACGTGGTGGGACACAACATAGACGCGGCGGCCGGGATGGCCCAGGTCCGCAACATGCTCCGGGCCTACGCGTGGGCGCTGGAGGAGCCGCCGAGCCTGATCGTGGAGCGGCTGGACCGGGCCGTGGTGAACGTGACCGAGGCGTCCATGGCAACGCTGATCTTCTGCAGGGTCGAACGGGACGACGACGCGTGGGCCCTGCGGTGGACCAACGCGGGGCACCCGCCGCCGCTGCTGATCACCCACGACGGCAGGTCCCGGTTCCTGGACGAGGAGCACGACCATCTGCTGGGTACGGGGCTGACCCGGGCACGCACCGACACGCTCACCCCGCTGCCGCCGAAGTCCACGCTGGTGCTGTACACAGACGGTCTGATCGAATCCCCCGGGCACACGCTCGACAGGGGCCTGGCCCGGCTGCGCCAGCACGCGGCGGCTCTCGTCCACCGGCCCCTGCACGTCTTCTGCGACCTTCTGCTGGAGCGCGCGCGTCCTGTCGACAACGACGACGACGTCGCCCTGCTGGTCTTCCGGACACCGGCCGAGGACGGTGAGGCGGGTGACCGGTAG
- a CDS encoding GNAT family N-acetyltransferase: MTPPPAVRPYRPEDLDDVHEICVRTAHNGGDSRPVHADPDVFPAAFATPYTHLEPESAFVLDDGGGRAVGYILGTADTPAFVADFRAKWLPLVAERFPMPADSADTPDAAIVRLLHDPERMILPELLPYPAHLHIDILPAWQGRGHGRALMRTFLRALCERGVPAVHLTMVTANTAARAFYDRLGFHEIEVPDPGPVTHLGRTTRD; this comes from the coding sequence ATGACCCCGCCTCCCGCAGTCCGCCCGTACCGGCCCGAGGACCTCGACGACGTCCACGAGATCTGCGTCCGTACCGCCCACAACGGCGGCGACAGCCGTCCCGTCCACGCGGACCCCGACGTCTTCCCGGCGGCCTTCGCCACCCCGTACACCCACCTGGAACCGGAGTCGGCCTTCGTCCTCGACGACGGCGGCGGGCGAGCGGTCGGCTACATCCTCGGCACCGCGGACACCCCCGCCTTCGTCGCGGACTTCCGCGCGAAGTGGCTGCCCCTGGTGGCGGAGCGCTTCCCGATGCCCGCCGACAGCGCGGACACACCCGACGCGGCGATCGTCCGGCTCCTGCACGACCCCGAGCGCATGATCCTGCCCGAACTCCTGCCGTACCCCGCCCACCTGCACATCGACATCCTCCCCGCCTGGCAGGGCCGGGGCCACGGCCGGGCCCTCATGCGCACCTTCCTGCGAGCGCTGTGCGAGCGAGGCGTCCCGGCGGTCCACCTCACCATGGTCACCGCCAACACAGCGGCGCGCGCCTTCTACGACCGCCTGGGCTTCCACGAGATCGAGGTACCGGACCCCGGTCCGGTGACCCATCTCGGCCGCACGACACGGGACTGA
- a CDS encoding SigB/SigF/SigG family RNA polymerase sigma factor: MLVNVSANGSGTSVRPGTPDRRTHDDAPDTATAFARLATMDEGPERDHVRDELVRAWLPMAHRIAGRFRNRGESLEDLRQVAAMGLVKAVDRYEPDRGAFESYAVPTITGEIKRHFRDRMWTLRVPRRVQDLRNKVRVARRELSQTSGGAAEPSVADIAALAGLTEEEVHAGMEALDSFSALSLDAEMTSGDDGYSLADTLGAPDAAYDTVVDRESVKEGLRRLPERERAILYMRFFEDMTQNRIADRLGISQMHVSRLISRSCARVREEALGRTTPTV; encoded by the coding sequence ATGCTGGTCAATGTGTCCGCAAACGGCTCAGGCACCTCCGTTCGTCCTGGCACCCCCGACAGGAGGACGCACGACGACGCCCCCGACACCGCCACCGCGTTCGCCCGGCTCGCGACGATGGACGAGGGACCCGAACGCGACCACGTCCGGGACGAACTCGTCCGGGCCTGGCTGCCCATGGCCCACCGCATCGCCGGCCGTTTTCGCAACCGCGGCGAGTCGCTGGAGGACCTGCGCCAGGTCGCCGCGATGGGCCTGGTCAAGGCGGTCGACCGCTACGAGCCCGACCGGGGGGCGTTCGAGAGCTACGCCGTGCCCACCATCACCGGAGAGATCAAGCGGCACTTCCGCGACCGGATGTGGACGCTGCGCGTCCCCCGGCGGGTGCAGGACCTCCGCAACAAGGTGCGCGTGGCGCGGCGTGAACTCAGCCAGACCTCCGGCGGTGCCGCCGAGCCCTCCGTCGCCGACATCGCCGCCCTCGCCGGGCTCACCGAGGAAGAGGTCCACGCCGGGATGGAGGCGCTCGACAGCTTCAGCGCGCTCTCCCTGGACGCCGAGATGACATCCGGCGACGACGGGTACAGCCTCGCCGACACCCTCGGCGCCCCCGACGCGGCGTACGACACCGTCGTGGACCGCGAGTCGGTCAAGGAAGGGCTGCGCCGGCTGCCCGAACGCGAGCGGGCCATCCTCTACATGCGCTTCTTCGAGGACATGACCCAGAACCGCATCGCCGACCGTCTCGGCATCTCCCAGATGCACGTCTCCCGCCTCATCAGCCGCAGCTGCGCGCGCGTCCGCGAAGAGGCCCTCGGCCGCACCACGCCCACCGTCTGA
- a CDS encoding ATP-binding protein produces the protein MSTEPRRDDKLPAEEIYDSHAAFDGELGDVTGARTAAEGFLGVLSRTSPPAAAEHWDDILLVVTELAANAVQYAPGRFELTMRRTLDGVHVTLGDTSTTSPAPRPFSPSQGGGGIGWYLIQTLCEEVSVVVHDHGKDVHVFLPW, from the coding sequence ATGTCAACAGAGCCACGTAGGGACGACAAACTGCCTGCCGAGGAGATTTACGACAGCCACGCCGCCTTCGACGGAGAACTCGGCGACGTGACGGGGGCGCGCACGGCCGCTGAGGGGTTCCTGGGCGTCCTCTCGCGCACGTCGCCGCCGGCCGCTGCCGAGCACTGGGACGACATCCTGCTGGTGGTCACGGAACTGGCCGCCAACGCGGTGCAGTACGCCCCGGGGCGGTTCGAGCTGACGATGCGGCGCACCCTCGACGGGGTGCATGTGACGCTGGGGGACACGAGCACGACGTCGCCCGCGCCGCGCCCCTTCAGCCCCAGCCAGGGCGGCGGCGGAATCGGCTGGTATCTGATCCAGACGCTGTGCGAGGAGGTGAGTGTGGTGGTGCACGACCACGGCAAGGACGTCCACGTCTTCCTGCCGTGGTGA
- a CDS encoding ATP-binding protein: MTSMERRPLVHHDPAPAEAAGPDARPPRPPIAITTAAAARRHVRAFVGERWRSPAGPPTEQSMIDLILVVSELVTNAVRHGGGIAGFDVALTPEGVRLSVRDYSAAVPVGLHGPGALPRAHEGNGYGWPLINRLSSRVDVERCASGGKTISVLVPLT, encoded by the coding sequence ATGACATCGATGGAACGCCGCCCGCTCGTGCACCACGACCCCGCTCCCGCGGAAGCGGCGGGGCCCGACGCCCGGCCGCCGCGGCCGCCGATCGCGATCACCACCGCCGCGGCCGCCCGCCGCCACGTACGGGCGTTCGTGGGGGAGCGGTGGCGTTCCCCGGCGGGACCACCGACCGAGCAGTCGATGATCGATCTCATTCTCGTCGTCTCCGAGCTGGTCACCAACGCGGTCCGGCACGGCGGCGGGATCGCCGGGTTCGACGTCGCCCTCACGCCTGAGGGTGTGCGGCTCAGCGTCCGCGACTACAGCGCCGCCGTGCCCGTGGGTCTCCACGGGCCCGGCGCGCTGCCCCGCGCCCACGAGGGCAACGGCTACGGGTGGCCGCTGATCAACCGCCTCTCCAGCAGGGTCGACGTCGAGCGCTGCGCGTCCGGCGGCAAGACCATCAGCGTGCTGGTGCCGCTGACCTGA
- a CDS encoding response regulator transcription factor, which translates to MTTVLIADDQPLQRLGFRMLLQGTPGLTPVGEAEHGAEAVRLAAELRPDVVLMDIRMPGMDGLEATRRIVAAGGRTRVLIVTTFDLDEYAYDGLRAGASGFLLKDARPEELVAGIHAVATGDAVVAPSLTRRLLDAYAHQVLAPTGTPLPPDPRLRSLSEREHEVLVAIGQGWTNTEIAERLVLTESTVKKHVGRVLAKIGARDRVQAVIMAYDAGLVRAKP; encoded by the coding sequence ATGACCACCGTGCTGATCGCCGACGACCAGCCCCTGCAGCGGCTCGGCTTCCGCATGCTCCTGCAGGGCACGCCCGGCCTCACCCCGGTCGGGGAGGCCGAGCACGGCGCCGAAGCCGTCCGCCTCGCCGCGGAGCTGCGTCCCGACGTGGTCCTGATGGACATCCGTATGCCCGGTATGGACGGCCTGGAGGCGACCCGCCGGATCGTCGCCGCCGGTGGCCGCACCCGCGTCCTGATCGTGACCACCTTCGACCTCGACGAGTACGCGTACGACGGGCTGCGGGCCGGCGCCAGCGGCTTCCTGCTCAAGGACGCCCGCCCCGAGGAACTCGTCGCCGGCATCCACGCGGTGGCCACCGGGGACGCCGTCGTCGCCCCCAGCCTCACCCGCCGGCTCCTGGACGCCTACGCCCATCAGGTCCTCGCCCCGACCGGCACGCCCCTGCCCCCCGACCCCCGGCTGCGGAGCCTGAGCGAACGCGAGCACGAGGTGCTCGTCGCCATCGGCCAGGGGTGGACCAACACGGAGATCGCCGAACGTCTCGTGCTCACCGAGTCCACCGTGAAGAAACACGTCGGCCGTGTCCTCGCCAAGATCGGTGCCCGGGACCGCGTCCAGGCCGTGATCATGGCCTACGACGCGGGCCTGGTGCGGGCGAAGCCGTAG
- the rox gene encoding rifampin monooxygenase has product MIDVIVVGGGPTGLMLASELRLAGVETVVLERLTAPTGESRGQGLHARSVEVMDQRGLLERFLAVSEKFRVGGLFGGIMKPWPESLDTAHAYGVATPQPVTERILQEHALELGTDLRRGRELVGLDQDEDGVTAELADGTRLRARYLVGCDGGRSTVRRLLGVGFPGEPATVETLLGEMGATEDPATITEVVEKVRRTELRFGLAPLENGAYRVLVPADGVSEDRTTPPTLDEFKQRLRDFAGTDFGVHSPRWLSRFGDATRQAERYRVGRVLLAGDAAHIHPPTGGQGLNLGVQDAFNLGWKLAAEVNGWAPEGLLDSYHAERHPVAARVLVNTRAQMTLLGSAPGPTALRELLSKLMDFDEVNRYVTGMITGVDVRYDLGDGHELLGRRMRDLRLKHGRLYELMHDGRGLLLDPGGTLSAEGWADRVDHVVDSAEDLDAPAVLLRPDGHVAWAGEDQRDLLDALARWFGAANTR; this is encoded by the coding sequence ATGATCGACGTCATCGTCGTCGGGGGCGGACCGACCGGGTTGATGCTGGCGAGCGAACTGCGGCTGGCCGGCGTGGAGACGGTCGTGCTGGAGCGGCTGACCGCGCCGACCGGCGAGTCCCGGGGACAGGGCCTGCACGCGCGCAGTGTCGAGGTGATGGACCAGCGCGGCCTGCTGGAGAGGTTCCTCGCGGTCAGTGAGAAGTTCCGGGTCGGCGGACTCTTCGGCGGCATCATGAAGCCCTGGCCGGAGAGCCTGGACACGGCACACGCGTACGGCGTCGCCACCCCGCAGCCCGTCACCGAGCGCATCCTTCAGGAACACGCGCTGGAACTCGGCACCGACCTTCGGCGCGGCCGCGAACTGGTGGGGCTCGACCAGGACGAGGACGGGGTGACCGCGGAACTGGCCGACGGCACCCGGCTGCGCGCCCGCTACCTCGTCGGCTGCGACGGGGGCCGCAGCACGGTGCGCAGGCTGCTCGGCGTCGGTTTCCCCGGCGAGCCCGCCACGGTCGAGACCTTGCTTGGCGAGATGGGGGCGACCGAGGACCCGGCGACGATCACCGAGGTCGTCGAGAAGGTGCGCAGGACCGAACTGCGGTTCGGCCTCGCTCCGCTGGAGAACGGCGCCTACCGCGTGCTGGTACCTGCCGACGGGGTGTCCGAGGACCGTACGACCCCGCCCACCCTGGACGAGTTCAAGCAGCGGCTGCGGGACTTCGCGGGCACCGACTTCGGTGTCCACTCACCGCGCTGGCTCTCCCGGTTCGGCGACGCCACCCGGCAGGCCGAGCGCTACCGGGTCGGCCGGGTGCTGCTGGCCGGCGACGCGGCGCACATCCATCCGCCGACCGGCGGCCAGGGGCTCAACCTCGGTGTGCAGGACGCCTTCAACCTGGGGTGGAAGCTGGCCGCCGAGGTCAACGGCTGGGCGCCGGAGGGGTTGTTGGACAGCTACCACGCCGAGCGGCACCCGGTCGCCGCCCGTGTGCTGGTCAACACCCGGGCGCAGATGACCCTGTTGGGGTCCGCGCCGGGGCCGACCGCGCTGCGGGAGCTGCTGTCGAAGCTGATGGACTTCGATGAGGTCAACCGGTACGTGACCGGGATGATCACCGGGGTCGACGTCCGCTACGACCTCGGCGACGGTCACGAACTGCTCGGCCGCCGGATGCGGGACCTGCGGCTGAAGCACGGGCGGCTGTACGAGCTGATGCACGACGGCCGCGGTCTGCTGCTCGACCCCGGCGGCACGCTCTCGGCGGAGGGCTGGGCGGACCGCGTCGACCACGTGGTCGACTCCGCCGAGGACCTGGACGCGCCCGCGGTCCTTCTGCGACCCGACGGCCACGTGGCGTGGGCCGGCGAGGACCAGCGGGACCTGCTCGACGCGCTCGCCCGGTGGTTCGGGGCGGCGAACACGCGCTGA
- a CDS encoding glutamate--cysteine ligase, with the protein MRTVGVEEELLLVDPETGEPQARAAAVLARVALEGTGQDVFEKELHDEQVEFATHPQSSMADLGAEIVRCRKDAARHAEGLGSAVVALATSPLPVSPTITVNSRYRWMAREFGLHTQVQLVCGCHVHVSVESDDEGVAVLDRMRPWLSVLRALSANSPFWQGHDSRYASYRSQVWDMWPMAGPTDVFGSAERYHQCVTDLIATGVVRDEGMIYFDARLSQRYPTVEIRVADVCLHPDTAVLVAALARGLVETAAREWWAGVEPLGHSAGLLRLATWRAARSGISENLLDPVTMRPRPAVEVIRSLLDHVADALADHGDADLARNAVAELTRRGNGARVQREVMARTGSLREVVAACVRHTQA; encoded by the coding sequence GTGCGTACCGTCGGTGTCGAAGAGGAACTCCTGCTGGTCGATCCGGAGACCGGCGAGCCGCAGGCACGAGCCGCGGCGGTGCTCGCGCGGGTCGCGCTGGAGGGCACGGGTCAGGACGTGTTCGAGAAGGAGCTGCACGACGAGCAGGTGGAGTTCGCGACCCACCCTCAGTCGTCGATGGCCGATCTGGGGGCGGAGATCGTCCGCTGCCGCAAGGACGCGGCCCGACATGCCGAGGGGCTCGGCAGCGCGGTCGTGGCGCTGGCGACGTCGCCGCTGCCGGTGAGTCCGACGATCACCGTGAACAGCCGGTACCGATGGATGGCCCGCGAGTTCGGCCTGCACACGCAGGTGCAGCTGGTCTGCGGCTGCCATGTGCATGTGTCCGTCGAGTCCGACGACGAGGGTGTGGCGGTCCTGGACCGGATGCGGCCGTGGCTGTCCGTGCTGAGGGCCCTGAGCGCGAACTCCCCTTTTTGGCAGGGCCACGACAGCCGATACGCGAGCTATCGCAGCCAGGTCTGGGACATGTGGCCGATGGCCGGGCCGACCGACGTCTTCGGCTCGGCGGAGCGGTACCACCAGTGCGTCACGGACCTGATCGCGACGGGGGTCGTCCGCGACGAGGGCATGATCTACTTCGACGCGCGGCTGTCCCAGCGGTACCCGACCGTCGAGATCCGGGTCGCGGACGTCTGTCTGCACCCCGACACCGCGGTCCTCGTCGCCGCCCTCGCCCGGGGGCTCGTGGAGACCGCCGCCCGTGAGTGGTGGGCCGGTGTGGAGCCGCTCGGGCACAGCGCGGGGCTGCTGCGGCTGGCCACCTGGCGGGCCGCCCGCTCCGGGATCTCCGAGAACCTCCTGGATCCCGTCACGATGCGGCCCCGGCCCGCCGTCGAGGTGATCCGCTCGCTGCTCGACCACGTCGCGGACGCCCTCGCCGACCACGGGGACGCCGACCTGGCCCGGAACGCCGTCGCCGAGCTGACGCGACGCGGCAACGGAGCCCGGGTGCAGCGCGAGGTGATGGCCCGGACGGGCAGCCTGCGCGAGGTCGTCGCGGCCTGCGTACGGCACACCCAGGCCTGA
- a CDS encoding STAS domain-containing protein: MSVAHNPLSIKVDLPRDDAVLLTIEGELDIDTATELQHHLANQLRHGRRHFLLDVSAVPFMDSSGMNIILRTYQEVRRIPGGVYVIAPAPAVRRILDLTGVSLTVSTMDSVDEALAAVDSGQVAPHPDEPPAQE; the protein is encoded by the coding sequence GTGTCCGTTGCCCACAACCCCCTGTCGATCAAGGTCGACCTGCCCCGCGACGACGCCGTGCTGCTCACGATCGAAGGGGAACTGGACATCGACACGGCGACCGAGCTGCAGCATCATCTGGCGAACCAACTGCGGCACGGTCGACGGCACTTCCTGCTGGACGTGTCGGCCGTCCCCTTCATGGACTCATCCGGTATGAACATCATTCTGCGCACGTATCAAGAGGTGCGCCGGATCCCGGGTGGGGTGTATGTGATCGCCCCGGCTCCGGCGGTGCGACGCATACTCGATCTCACCGGTGTCAGCCTCACCGTGTCCACGATGGACAGCGTGGACGAGGCGCTGGCCGCCGTGGACTCCGGACAGGTCGCCCCGCATCCGGACGAGCCGCCGGCTCAGGAATGA
- a CDS encoding DUF5133 domain-containing protein — MLTPHPATLRRLVEEYESVVAHQGDRGDPQSVRRAQDLAYTLCVSTGTRDVRRALDAARTQLAAAQATTTAELCGTGTTLPGDLGSHGPGGSGYVALHEQ, encoded by the coding sequence ATGCTGACGCCCCACCCCGCGACCCTGCGCCGGCTCGTCGAGGAGTACGAGTCGGTCGTCGCCCACCAGGGCGATCGAGGCGATCCGCAGAGCGTCCGCCGCGCGCAGGACCTGGCATACACGTTGTGCGTGTCCACGGGCACCCGCGACGTCCGCCGGGCCCTGGACGCGGCACGCACGCAGCTCGCCGCCGCGCAGGCGACCACGACCGCGGAGCTGTGCGGGACCGGGACGACACTCCCGGGAGATCTCGGCAGCCATGGTCCGGGCGGGAGCGGGTATGTGGCGCTTCATGAACAGTGA
- a CDS encoding MarR family transcriptional regulator, protein MTSSSHPRPDEVARVTSEAAELLEVVWGRASTAPVSASQLRLLFILEHNDGINLRMLADALGSTPPSTSRLCDRLEAVGFVERHASTASRRELCLRLSRRGRSYLVDLRARRERALRSVLEQMPAAKRTALVEGLEAFCDAAAAQIHEGDATDARSA, encoded by the coding sequence GTGACTTCCTCCTCCCATCCGCGGCCGGACGAGGTGGCGCGTGTGACCTCCGAGGCGGCAGAGCTGCTGGAGGTCGTGTGGGGACGCGCCTCGACGGCACCCGTGTCCGCCTCGCAGCTCCGCCTGCTGTTCATCCTGGAGCACAACGACGGCATCAACCTGCGGATGCTCGCCGACGCCCTCGGCTCGACGCCGCCCTCCACCAGCCGACTGTGCGACCGGCTGGAGGCGGTGGGCTTCGTCGAGCGGCACGCCAGTACCGCCAGCAGGCGCGAGCTGTGTCTGCGGCTGAGCCGGCGCGGGCGCTCGTACCTCGTGGACCTGCGCGCACGGCGCGAACGCGCCCTGCGGTCCGTGCTGGAGCAGATGCCGGCCGCCAAGCGGACCGCTCTGGTGGAGGGGCTGGAGGCGTTCTGCGACGCCGCGGCGGCACAGATCCACGAGGGCGACGCCACCGACGCGCGGAGCGCCTGA
- a CDS encoding RNA polymerase sigma factor SigF, with translation MTDGVDLPLIEDPSQVRPKDAREMSRQFFDRLAMLDEGTHTYQYVRNTLIEMNLSLVRYAASRFRGREDSLEEIVQVGTIGLIKAIDRFELSREVEFTTFAVPYIVGEIKRFFRDTSWAVHVPRRLQEARVELARATDELQSRLDRMPTTRELSELMSLSEEEVIEARKASNGYNTSSLDAALTSDGGEDSDTVLGDLIGEEDHSLQLVEDFHSLAPLIAELDDRERRILHLRFVEEQTQSQIAEQLGVSQMHVSRLISRIIKRLRAGLLEPGVA, from the coding sequence ATGACGGACGGGGTCGACCTGCCCCTGATCGAGGACCCGTCCCAGGTACGGCCGAAGGACGCGCGGGAGATGTCCCGGCAGTTCTTCGACCGCTTGGCCATGTTGGACGAGGGCACGCACACCTACCAATACGTACGCAACACGCTCATCGAGATGAACCTCTCGCTCGTGCGGTACGCGGCCTCGCGCTTCCGTGGGCGCGAGGACTCGCTGGAGGAAATCGTCCAGGTCGGGACCATCGGGCTGATCAAGGCCATCGACCGGTTCGAGCTGTCCCGGGAGGTGGAGTTCACCACCTTCGCCGTGCCGTACATCGTCGGCGAGATCAAGCGGTTCTTCCGGGACACCAGCTGGGCGGTGCATGTGCCGCGGCGGTTGCAGGAGGCGCGGGTGGAGCTGGCCCGCGCGACGGACGAGTTGCAGTCCCGCCTGGACCGGATGCCGACGACGCGTGAGCTGTCGGAGCTGATGTCGCTGTCCGAGGAGGAGGTCATCGAGGCGCGCAAGGCGTCCAACGGCTACAACACCTCCTCGCTCGACGCGGCGCTCACCTCCGACGGCGGCGAGGACAGTGACACCGTGCTGGGGGACCTCATCGGCGAGGAGGACCATTCCCTGCAACTCGTCGAGGACTTCCACTCGCTGGCGCCGTTGATCGCCGAACTCGACGACCGTGAGCGGCGGATCCTGCATCTGCGGTTCGTGGAGGAGCAGACCCAGTCACAGATCGCCGAGCAGCTCGGGGTGTCGCAGATGCATGTGTCCCGGCTGATCAGCCGCATCATCAAGCGGCTGCGCGCGGGGTTGCTGGAACCCGGAGTCGCCTGA